CCGCTAATGGTAAAGCGGTAAGGGCTGGTGCTGGTGAATTTTATGGTGTCGCCAATCTTGTAACGCCACAATCCGGAATTTGTGCTTATCACCATTGAGTAGTTCCTGCCAGTTTCCACCTCACTCAGCGGGATCACCTTCGGGTTTTCAGAAAGGAATTCCTTTTCGGGAATAAATTCGTAAAAAATTCCGTAGTTGGGCATAAGCAGGAGGGAAGGGTCATCTTTTTGATCCTGGAGGGCAAAAAATCCTTCCGTAGCATTAAAGATCTCGAGGTATCTCAGGCTTTTATTTTTATCGAGTTCCTCAAACAAAGGCCGGTAAGGTGCAAAAGAAACCGATCCGTGAAAGAAAACCTCAAGATCTGGCCATACATCCTGAATGTAAGTGATCTTTTTCTCTTTGATGATATGCTGAAGCAGTAACAACATCCACATGGGGGAGCCGGCAAGGCTGGTTACTCGCTGCTGGGCAGTTATTTCGGCGATCTTTTTTATCTTCTCTTCCCAGTTGTTCATCATGGTCACTTCCAGCCCTGGCGTTCTTCCAAACTGGGCCCAAAAAGGCAGATTTTTCATGACAATGGCCGAGATGTTGGCTATGTAATAGCTGTTACTGCCCGCCTGCTTGCCTTCCTGGCTGCCGCCAATGGATAGGTTCTTACCTGAAAACAACTTTGCATCGGGATAGTTTCGAATATATAATGCGAGCATATCGCGCCCCCCTGATAGTGGCACTGCTCCAGACCTTCGGTAGAAACCGGGATGATCTTACTTGTAGCCCCCGTGGTTCCCGATGATTTGGCAAACCATTTTATGGGTGTGGGCCAGAGTACATTTGCTTCCCCCTTCAGGATTAATTCAATGTAAGGGTGAAGGTCTTCGTAATTGTTAAGCGGCACCTGCTCAACAAACTGGCGGTAATTATGAATATCTTTAAAATGGAATTTCCTTCCGTAGTAAGTATTCTTAGTTGTTTCCAGAAGTTGCTGCAGGACCCGTTGCTGAGTCTCGTGAGGATTGTTAATGGAATTTTCTAAGTCTTCGATCCGGCTCTTCATCACCAGATTGCCTATGGAATCAATTATCCCCATATATCGCGATCAACTTTTGTAATGTTTTTTTGGTGGAGACTCACTAAAAAATCCCCCTCTCTTACAAGTGCCGAAGATACACAATAATCGCTTTTTTTGAACTTCACCTGCTTATTTTCCTTTATTAACATCTTCATGAACAGGAAAAGTAAGTACAAAAGAGGTGCCCTCGTTGGGAACGCTTTGCACTTCTATTGTAGCCCCGTGATCATCAAGTATGTTCTTGACCGAGCACAGCCCAATTCCCATTCCGCCGGGTTTGCGGGTGTAAAAAGATTCAAAAAGCCTGTCCAGCTGTTCTTTTTCCATACCACAGCCATTATCGGTCACTGTTAAAGAGTAGGTATTCTTCTTTTTCTTGATACTCAACGTTAGCTGGCCTTCATTTGGTACCATGGCCTCACTGGCATTGACGATAATATTAAGAATGGCAATTTGAAGTTTCTCCTCATCGGCATTGATGAAATAAGGGCCGCGGTACCTCTTGTGAACAGTGACCCCGGTGAGGTAAATACGGTCTTTGGCATGGCGCAGGGCTTTATTGGTGGTTCTTGCCAGGCAGCACTTTTTCATTTGGGGCTTGGAGTAATTTGATGCCGTTAAAAGATCGGTTACCAGGTTGTTTAACGTGGAAGTGCTCCTTTTTATGATATCGGTATAATTCTTTAGTTTCTTTTTGTGCGACTCCTGGTTCATCTTTTCAAGTATGTCTACAGACATGCTGATGCTGGCCAGCGGATTCCTTAACTCGTGGGCCAGGGTTCTTGCGATCTCTCCTTTAATAGATAATTTTTCAGCAGTTATGAGGGCTTGCTGGGTCATTTTTTGTGATTGCACATTGCGCAGCAACACGATGTATTCCACTACATTTCCTTTCTCGTTGCGCATAAATACTTTTCCTCTCGCATTGTAACACTCCCACTGTTTTTCGCTGGCTTTTAACCTGAATTCCACTTCGAGCAGGTCGTCATCGGCTCCCCGTAAGAGTCCGCTGTGAAAGCCAAGGGTTTTCTGCCGGTCCTGAGGATGAATGAGTGGCAGAATATCCAGTAGGGCCATGCCTTTTATTTTCTCGGCACTCATGCCTTCTTCGGCCGATATATCCCTGTTAATGCACCTCACCCTTTCAGAATAAAGGTCAAAAATCAAAATAACATCGGGCGAGGTCTCTACCAGCTGTTTTCTGAACCTGCTGTTTTCCCTTAATTTTTGTGACTTGGTTTTTTCCCGTGTAATATTTTCGAGAGAGCAGATGAGAAGCCCTTTTTGACGCCGCCCCGAAATTCGGAACCAGTTGTTTTTTCCATTGCGGTTGAGCTCAATCTCAAAGT
This Salinimicrobium tongyeongense DNA region includes the following protein-coding sequences:
- a CDS encoding ATP-binding protein — protein: MQKSTFMPDEIPIGAMHSLFHAFNGHENQEFLLFISSAEDFSIKAVNYRFLQYFRDRLPALEENVSFYRDKIHPEDYPQFLRLLRSTETPADAKENSEILRFKSPFGHWKRFHFSSRRYDGFKENNEDFILTLAKPLDTSRVQGRREVGLETEQLLQESLNRYRVLVNSLDQGFGVVEMILDLQKNLVDYLFVEVNPAFEKHTDSRNPLGKTMREFYRDHESHWFNTLGKVAATGEPLRFEDYATAHHRWFDVYAFPIGSSKSRKVACLFSDITPRKEAEEKLQRLNEDLELKIKSRTRELEENNELLQMVFDTVKQGIFVMKPLFGENYDIVDFTYVRVNRIINRYYNQNQMVGRNFLKYNPGAAEKGVFEAFKQTMLTGESSDFEIELNRNGKNNWFRISGRRQKGLLICSLENITREKTKSQKLRENSRFRKQLVETSPDVILIFDLYSERVRCINRDISAEEGMSAEKIKGMALLDILPLIHPQDRQKTLGFHSGLLRGADDDLLEVEFRLKASEKQWECYNARGKVFMRNEKGNVVEYIVLLRNVQSQKMTQQALITAEKLSIKGEIARTLAHELRNPLASISMSVDILEKMNQESHKKKLKNYTDIIKRSTSTLNNLVTDLLTASNYSKPQMKKCCLARTTNKALRHAKDRIYLTGVTVHKRYRGPYFINADEEKLQIAILNIIVNASEAMVPNEGQLTLSIKKKKNTYSLTVTDNGCGMEKEQLDRLFESFYTRKPGGMGIGLCSVKNILDDHGATIEVQSVPNEGTSFVLTFPVHEDVNKGK